Proteins encoded within one genomic window of Candidatus Tanganyikabacteria bacterium:
- a CDS encoding MFS transporter produces the protein MARRTLLLVALSLFLAMAGFGIIIPSLPFYTARLQGDGPAVGFTVGMLMASYSLVQLFFAPIWGHMADRHGRKPIFMAGLAGFAMSFALMGLARDLTWLFCARILGGMLSAALLPSALSMVADATSEEDRGKGMGIAGAAMGLGFVFGPAIGGLLAHGDDLQMPFFIASM, from the coding sequence ATGGCTCGGCGCACTCTCTTGCTCGTGGCCCTGTCGCTCTTCCTGGCGATGGCGGGTTTCGGCATCATCATTCCGTCCCTGCCCTTCTACACGGCCAGGTTGCAGGGCGACGGGCCCGCCGTGGGCTTCACGGTCGGCATGCTGATGGCGTCCTACTCGCTGGTGCAACTCTTCTTCGCACCGATCTGGGGCCACATGGCCGATCGTCACGGACGCAAGCCGATCTTCATGGCCGGCCTTGCGGGCTTCGCGATGTCCTTCGCCTTGATGGGCCTCGCCCGCGACCTGACCTGGCTGTTCTGCGCCCGGATCCTCGGCGGCATGCTCTCGGCGGCGCTCCTGCCCTCGGCACTCTCGATGGTCGCCGACGCGACCTCGGAAGAAGATCGCGGCAAGGGCATGGGCATCGCCGGGGCGGCGATGGGCCTGGGCTTCGTGTTCGGTCCGGCCATCGGCGGCCTCCTGGCGCACGGCGACGACCTGCAGATGCCGTTCTTCATCGCGTCCATG